The nucleotide window tagaatacagtgtggtcactgtatttgtatattgccggactgaaagagaaccacgaccatgccacattcagaaacatccagaccgttacccttttttaaaacattttatttcacctttatttagccaggtaggctagttgagaacaagttctcatttacaactgcgacctggccaagatacagCATAGCAATAAGACACATACAACAGAGTTTCACATAGAATAACAAACATGGACAACAGGGGAAGAATCGTTGTGCATGCctcaacaatcccctacactgatctgctgtgacatcatcacaagcagcatccattgtctggagcagggagctctggttttgagcctgatgctcataaaccctccacctccatgcagaaaaaaacctcctggataggactaaggaacggggagtcaggtgatatgagcaccatcagcattctttgatgggcagtgaacccTAATGAGTGGGCGACGGTGGAAGCTTTCaatgtcccacacaatgacaaatgtaagaaagtgaggccctaccaaacccctctcatgtagagggataagatcggagtgcaggcggtccaaggacaccaggagtgtctgggtattgtatgggccaagactgggaatgtgggtgactacaccattctctgaaatggcagcacaaacagtgatgtttcccccgagctggcctgggacaagctctatatatttgatggaagcatttatactgctgcatagctcctgtcagctaactaaacttactgtgtgattggtgatcggatgtgaaccatgtttttcatggtattatgtgcctgaaagactttgacagtggagtgaactattgtgcaggtgatgatgtacacaaggaaattatgccaatatggtttggagagaacaaccacttgactgagaaacaaaagtcagtttagaccagcaagatattttcaattgatagttggcctaattgaaggcaattatacctaaccatttcaaagatgtgctaaatcatttgaaatgtgtgcaaactgtaggcaattgcacttgtcatttacaaggatgtgctaatacaattgcaatttgattacgtaaaggaatgaaaaattccaatctgttgtgaacaagtgcccagcggtttggaggtttgcacatgttgttttgagaatgtcatttctgtttcgtgaaatgagccaaagcaatggaaaaAAATTGTAATATTACAAGGGCGAAATCTGTCATTAATGGTTTAACCAAAAGAAAGAATTTGCTGGAAGGGAAATAATGGTAGAAATGTGGGAAAGTTAGAGTAGAAAGTTGTGTCCAGTCAATCTTGAGTCTTATGTAATGAGTTTGTGTGACAAAGACAGTTGGTTCCTTTACACCAACTAATAAGTATCCACAGTGGACCTTTTTTTATTCAGTCCACTACGTTTTCAACCAAAACATACAACCgcaatttacagtttttcacaattgttaacacacaaaaagcaaaactttAAGTTGAAGGGCaattgtcaaaacactacacacaatgttcagttgttgcacacttctcaagtaaagtctcaaagcatcgacctacaacacacaactattcaaatctctaaacactcaggtctggtgagcaatttgcgatcaggactgcagcataaaaagggccttgagcttctgttttgtttggtgaacaatggagaacttagaacatatcaacagaggaggagaggggtaagagtgagagtaggaagaggacaaggaagaggatgacaaggaggaggaagaagaggagaagaagaaggaggtggaggagaaagaagaaggagagcggtgatctctaatgagatttgggccaccgtggttgaccatgtgctcaaccatggtttgagcatgagggaggctggccagagggtccaaccaaatctcagccgcttcacagttgctgccatcattagaaactttagaatggagaacaggtatgaattatatttgccttgtgtactgaaatattgcatatcaatagaatacagtgtggtcactgtatttgtatattgcaggactgaaagagaaccacgaccatgccacattcagaaacatccagaccgttacccttttttaaaacattttatttcacctttatttagccaggtaggctagttgagaacaagttcttatttacaactgcgacctggccaagatacagCATAGCAATAAGACACATACAACAGAGTTTCACATAGAATAACAAACATGATAAGCACAGtaattacaaataaaacagtTAAACACTGAGGATAAAAGTGCAGGTAGAAATACTGGAGTGCAATGGagcaagattaaataaataaatcaatacaCTATTGGTGTGAGGTAGGGAGatgaaagtctccaacttcagagACCTTTGTAATATGTTCCAGTCATTGGCAGCAGAGACTCAGCAGACTCTCTACACTGTACCGTGTTCTCCACAGGAATGCCATGCAGATGAAACAAGTGTTCAGGGTTCTATTCGACCGGAACACATCAAGGAGTCACGGCAAGAGTTTgtaagtcccatacattcagcactgacacgtgcatgtattgcacctgtaatgtgtctcactgtaccccactgtgttggcccatctgtgtccatactatacagtaacttgcattatcatgctgtctgttccagcagatccaggagcgtgacacagctaatgatctatatgaatacatgaatacatgttcattgatgaggttggattcaacctggtcaagaggaggcgccggggcagcaatgtcattggccagcgcaccattgttgaggtccctGCTGAGTgtggtgggaacatcactttgtgtgctgcaatgggttgagcaggcccgttgactgtactgtactgttctaaaaattaaactttttttttgctgcatatgtgtgctgttttatgtttgactatgaatAAAATgtggcctacactgagacattttacaaaagttgaaatggctcattctccagagtcagtcattcatatggtgtgttccattttaagaattgtgttttcaattttgcactactgtgtgctgtgaatgcttggtagtgtgcagcaaatgctttttgtgtgtactgttatgaatcgtatgtgtgtgtcatttgaaaatatggctgtgtgtaccaaatgagaacacaagttGCATTCTGTGAACAAGTGAGAtatttgatggcaaagagtgctcttgcaaagggagtgtcaggtttagcattttgtgtgtgaggttttcagttttgtgtgtgcagttatgagaaagacgttattgttttgaaaaacgtgtgttaacaattgtgaaaaactgtaattaaaATGGACATTCAAATGAAAATAGCAAATTATGCAGTTCTAATTATGATGCTACACAAGCTAGTTTTACAGTAATTCCCTCAACATGCAATTACGTAATTTCCAGATGTGATAAGTTGCCATTTATTCGTAGGGTAAAGAAGGTTGCAGTCTAGAAGACACTCTACTCTCAGAaagccaaagagagagagtgagtgagtgagtgagtgagtgagtgagtgagtgagtgagagagagagagagagagagagagagagagagagagagagagagagagagagagagagagtgagagagagagtgagagagatagagtgagagagagacagtgagagagagagagtgagtgagagattgagtgagagagggagagagaatgagagagcgtgtgagagaaagagagagagacagaaagagagagagagagaaagagacagagagagggacagagagagacagagagagagagagagagagagagagagagagagagagagagagagagagagagagagagagagagagagagagagagagtgagagtgagagagagagagagagagagagagagagagagagagagagagagagagtgagagtgagagagagagagagagagagacagtgagagagagtgagtgggagagagaatgagagagagtgtgagcgagtgtgagagagtgtgagagaaagagagagagacagagagagagagagagagagagagagagagagagagagagagagagagagagagagagagagagagagagagagagagagagagtcagtatTTCCTCATGTTTCTTTGGGTCCACGCTCTTTGATATGATGTAGTCATCTGGCAGTCTGATAAACTCCCTGGAAGCCTCCATcctaagacacagagagaaatttAGCATCTCATACTTCATGACCAAACCCTGTTCTACTCTCCCCTAAACTTTGCAGTAGTGCCCCAGTAGCGGAGGGTGTTACCTGTCAAGTGAGTCCAGCTCCTCTCACTCTGAGCGCATCATCCGTTTCTGCTCTCTGAGCAGCTTTTTACGGATTGCAGACAATTTACAGAGGACTTCCCTCTCATACTCTGGTAGGCAGCctgacatatatacacacacaatcacataccaACATACCAACTAATCCACAATGTGTTGGTTCTAGCTGTATGGAACAtttagtgtttttgtgtgtgtgttacctgcagctCTCAGCTCCTTCCTAACAGCTGGGACAGAAGCTGTCTGGGATTGGAGCCCTGAAAGAGAACCCTTCTaaaaggtgtgtgggggggagagagacatcagtTTATACCTGTTTTCAGACCATGCTCTCCATACTACGTTTATGCTTTATACAAGCGGTAACTTACAAacatgggggtggtggggcatTTGCTGTCCATGCTGGGGTGACTGGGGGTGGACAGGGCGGTCTCTTCtggagggtggggatggggggcgaGATCTCCCTTCGCATCTGCAGATAGACAGTAAGATGGGGATCATGctgatatttctgtttgttcAAATCTTTCTAATCAAGTTGTGTGGTCCTCTCACCTCTTGAATGCgcgcctgtctctctttctcatagcgcgtcctcccagcagcaatctcctcttcctccacctttttCTTGTTCTTCTCCTTGGCGAGacggaccagctccttgtttttgGCCGTTTGCTGTTGCAAGAAGAAGACCAAACTTTATTTAGCTAATAACAGCTGAGTCACAAGAACACTCCTGAAAGAGAACACTCCTAAAAGGGGACTATTTCATTATGAAACAGTCGCTAAAAACTCTAAATGGGAAGGATCCCCTTTGTGAATTAAAGTAAgttatacaaaaacaaaaaatctaCTTTGATGTACAACTGCTCTGTTTCATCTGAGCAAAAGGCTACCTACTCTCTTTTCTCTACCCTTTCTGTCAAAACCTTATATGCCCACCATCACAAGGTCCCCCGTGGAATTTCAGTCACCACATCTCAATTTCAACCACAACATCTCAAAGTTGACGAAGAACATTCCATGTTCTACAGTTCAGTCCACATGATGGTGAGTTTGTTCTTTCAATCCCGAAACATTATCTATGACAGAGCTAATTGCATTTGGGGTATTTTGGTACTGTATTCCGACtgatagaggtgggggggaggaggtcatCTGCTGTTCCAGTTCCTCCTGATAGGTTGGCGCCCTCCGCTCAACAGGCcccacccttcccagtctggtggtcctgctctctctatcgggaggtccaccctcctcagcccagggacccctgccctcggccaggtgttgcccccagtgcgcccctgtctgctggttagcaaacaaactgctggaactgtcactggtctggacatgatcagaacctgcaaagatgaaatatattacaaccatgtgtattccatgcactTTAATGCAcgccagctggtgcagtgactgtctacctgagactgtgtcgataggaggcagtctgtcctctctcaggttgGGCCTGGTGACTTTTCTCTgagaggtctcggggttcagccaggcttcctcattctgcctgtgcatctgcttcaggtcagctagacaggcaAATCATAAGAAGTGTTTTAAATACAAGATTCAAAAGTAAAAATCAGCAGACCAGCAAACATTTTTACCCCTgacttcaaaactgtttaaaatgtgGCCCTCTACAAAGTGATTATATCAAATCaagttatttgtatagcccttcttacaaacaatgtcacagatcagatgagcacatatatatatatggggaTGAGCCTGTATCTCTCATCAATTTAACAAAGATCCACTTATGCGATCCTGAAAGGTGAGCCAACAATGAAGGTaagtgaaacatgctacaacATGCTACAACATGCTACAACGTCCCAAAAagatttggtcgggaagttgggtctggagggtctcgtattggggaccaactacagaaaaccagaatctgggcgaaccaatgaaattgccagggcgggctttatacgatgatggacagatgatcaacagtaacgtaatcacccaagacacaaaagagcgcttaagccaaattcgttttgaacaaacatggctaccgctggagatctgggatgttatgattctagcctggctgccagcccaacttctccccgcccaaaagaaatttgttcgggaaattgggtctggagggtctcgtattggggaccaactacaggaaaccagaatctgggcgaaccaatgaaattgccagggcgggctttatacgatgatggacagatgatcaacagtaacgtaatcacccacgtcacaaaagagcgcttaagttgaattcgttttgaacaaacatggctaccgctggagatctgggatgttgtgattctgccatcgagtctgttttagaagacatcaacagcgcattaattttgaaagaggaacagagacgcaatcaaggcatttgtcgatggaaaatatgtttttgccgtccttcttacgggattcggtaaaagtttaatttatcagctggccccgatggagttttaatcctaaacggagaacttcgtatatgcattgccctttattgtttcgctcaaaaaggttgaccgtgtgaacaagtactctccctacccttaaattaattttacaacaccggcaaaaattgtttgtattcattcttcaagcatacttcaagtctgcttgtagtttagttctgttgacaacaactatgcggtgcttaacatacgtcacatactctgttgctctgattggttgtagatctatccaattgagcgaagaggcgtTTCTTTTCCAGGCTTGTTTGAAACActccctgtagtcaaagcccaacggagaattctcagactcatattctgactagaattatgagtatgacaacatcaggctattatgattctgccatcgagcctgttttagaagacatcgacagcacatttattttgaaagaggaacagagacgcaatcaaggcatttgtcgatggaaaatatgtttttgccgtccttcctagggattcggtaaaagttaaatttatcagctggccccgatggttgcgaagaagatgggacacaatgaaaacccagtggccattgtggtttctccttttcttttgtggagttgtaatcctaaatggagaacttgtttgtatatgcattgccctttattgtttcgctcaaaaaggttgaccgtgtaaacaagtactccccctccccttaaattaattttacaacaccggcaaaaatcgtttgtattcattcttcaagcatacttaaagtctgcttgcagtttagtcagtaaagatttagctgcctctcagtttagttctgttgacaacaactatgcggcgcttaacataggctactctgttgctctggttgcagatctatccaattgagcgaagaggcatttgttttccaggctcgtttgaaacacgcctcgtagtcaaagcccaactgagagttctcagactcatattctgactagaattatgagtatgacaacgtcaggctacaatgcgagaccctccagacccaacttcccgaccaaattttttgggggcgggagaagttgggctggcagacAGGCTACCAGACCCTTGCCTGTACTGTGGAACCTGACCAAGCCTTGCCTTCGTTGCTCAGTCCGCCCCCGGTATCGGttcgtcgacggctgatccgcatccaaatcatgtggttaatttcaatcaggctgcacttatcagggcaagtgcacgagcacgtcctacttcaaaaggcaggaaaggtcgatcaccaaaaccgtgattttctaacggtatgatggcggaaaagacgaaagagagagcggtgatattgtcgccatctgagcaaactattataatgagtctttacgaagacaataagcatattattatggctaagtcaaacaccgctgccagagcaagacaggcagcttggcaaaaaaatTTCCGATAAACGAAATGcctattttggtaaaatgtataggctcatctttagtgccttattaccccgatcaatcagatcacatttctttaaatgtgcctgctggcagtaggcttaatggaaattaatcatcgaatgagatcttgctagcgaaaattatgatatcaactctttcagaataagtataaaaacaaggccaagagtaggcctatctaattgatacgaattcatagacacttatgaggatatatgtaggcctactgaaagcgcatgtactagggtgatatcaggtaaaatgggccacttTTTGGTAAATCGTTTGGGACAATAATACATTATCATATATGCCTTTTCCGTGTGTTTTTATGATAACTAATGACTGTTTTTGATAATTTTTGTTGAAATGATGTAatgaaatataattatttaggccctacagttcttgaaacatcagctgtgccaacttttttggcacaagcagtttcaggtaaaatggaccagctgttcaggtaaaatgggccagtgaaattgcaaagggaaatagtaatttatcatcaatttaaattttaaaacacagttgcttatacagccacataacatttaaactgcattaaacaaacatattcatatgtgCCATAATTTTAAAAATTGCCCTGAAGCCCAGACTCGTCACAGTTCCATATATATTTGACGGTGTGCCCTCAATACCCAGCTTGACCAAAAGGCTCTCATACTGGTTAAACCACTGGCTAACCACCTCTTTGTTGAGTCCAGCCGCCCAtgctgcagacaggacctctggcttgcgcatcccaagctctgggttgcgctttagaaagatcttaaaccagtaatatccggccctccctgctgtcttgtAGAAACCAGATATGTTGTTCTTGGCTGCAAAATCAAAGGCCACTTGCTGGACATCACGTTTTGTGAAGGAAAACTCCCTCTGCGCCAATGTTTTGAGGGTGGCAGCAAGCTCCCTTTCTACCTTCTGTGGAAGGTAGGGCTTCCGCCCTGACACATGTTCACTGCCAGTCACCTTTCCACTGATGTGTCTTTGCAGTGGATCACGGCACACCCCatgctcttgataagaggtgcacactcactgtaattcctttcttctctccctccatgtattcatctaaggcccccttcatcctctcctctttccacagattgtaattgtttggcattcctttccatccctgttttatctttgtatcctttcctctctggtccttgctcctctcttttctctctcttccttctccctgtctcctctcctctcgcttccttctcgtttgccatactcactgtacataaaatatctactaccattattactgttggggggggtcatggtgtgacacacacacacaccttcacacacacactcacacacactccaacatgtgtgtatgtgtgtttgtgagtgacacagatgaTAGCCCATTTCATCTGAAACCATGTTGCCCATTTTACCTCAGTGGGTTAAGGTTAATTGGACCACCAACAAAAACatcactttttcaaaaaatatgttcatataccaaactaacaacattatttgtgattgatgccatcaagacagatattatgcatagtttttttatgcgcgtgtttaaaaaaaaaaaaagatttatcatccttataatagtttagttagatttggtatgccaggctacttaccatgcagctttctggtgcaggcttgtttgaattattggcccgcccaccatagcaaccatgaagcaatcaaatcccctgttacttgtcagggctgggacccccaaaccttaaatgacccattttacctgatatgtgtatatgcatgtaggcctatgtggaaatccctctttgatttcattgactgggacatggccagggaatatgatgaattgattcacaagcttttcttacagcaacgcatgctgtggctttgccaatgttttctgcatcgcttatactgtataaaaatgtagcctacctgacgcgaaaaacctcaaggctctaatgcagagagtctgaagcacagtaaaagtttcaagtagctttattgtccatttcttcacgtcaagacataaaaaggaatcgatatgacgtttcccactctcccacagtgaaacataaaaagcacagggaCAACAGATAATACATTTCTTAAAACAAagcgttacatattcacatacaacAGCATAACCTTAAAACTTGCTGCGGCGTGTTATATTTGCAATGTAGGCCACGGCCCAaaaaggtcttgcaaataaatgagtccttgtcggctgaatcgatatcgctcaaacaagaacacatccgtgtgaaataaaggatcttggcgatcgcgaagaactctattggtatggaaagaaaatcgaactagaatatatctccttggtcagctgggtctctcaaaaagggagctgccaattattttccgggggtgtggcaagcttatccagatACACTTACGTTAGCCTGCTGGGGGCGTGatttatcttagcctgaaaattagctcgctaaactGCTTTACGAGCTACGACGAATAGCCCCCAGTAGAGCCAAAACTAAACGATCATATACAATCACACTATAATTTACAGCTGGAATTATGGAACAAATGAACAATGATTATAAACCAACTAAAACAATGACATGGTTCTGCATGATGgtataataataagactttatttaaatAGCACagttcatacaagaattgcagctcaatgtgctttacataaaatcaataaaaacaataaacaataataataaaaacaataatacgaGTGATTAAAGTAATAATTTAAATAGCAAATCAAtacaaacaataatataactaattaaagtagtaaaacccttctgagatcaaatcagttaaatgctttggtaaaaaggtggttttaagctgtcttttaaaaacgtctagcgtgtttgcttccctaatatttatgtataatttgttccatagttttggggcataattgacaaaggcagcatcaccaaccttcttatgactgcttctggtgacctctaataggcctgcatttgatgattgcagtgttctagctggtgtgtagtttataagagagttagcaatgtagctaggtcctt belongs to Hypomesus transpacificus isolate Combined female chromosome 15, fHypTra1, whole genome shotgun sequence and includes:
- the LOC124477450 gene encoding histone-lysine N-methyltransferase 2B-like gives rise to the protein MDSRRSTSSMSQTAKNKELVRLAKEKNKKKVEEEEIAAGRTRYEKERQARIQEMRREISPPIPTLQKRPPCPPPVTPAWTANAPPPPCLRVLFQGSNPRQLLSQLLGRS